Part of the Pseudomonadota bacterium genome, ATTTCGAAGAGTATCATCAAAACTTTCAAAATTTTGATGAGCACTGCTTAGATCTCCCAATCGAACTAAGATCTCTCGAAGTGTGCGAACTGTAGAATTGGTTTCTCCAGGGACCAGCTTGACGTTCGTTGCAAGTGTGGGCCAGGGGCCAACGGCTGCAAGTTGGCGATATTGTGCAAGCAAAAGTTTAAGCGCCATATATTCGAAATAATGGGGCGCTAAATCATTCATCCACCCGCACGTTTGATTTTGGCTACCTTGGTAGAGAATTTTTACGGCATCGACGGGATCAGGCTTAACCACCAATTGACGATCTGCAAGTCTGGGATTGAAGCGGCCATTACGCACATCATCAATGTACCGCAAAAATGCTTTGGTCAGATGTAGTTCTGCTTTTACAAAATTTCCCTTTTCAAAGGCGTTTAAAGCATTTTGCAAAATATGCCTGTAATCATTGGGTTCAAGGCCCTCCCGTTCGGCATGGGCTAAGCGATCAATGGCTTCTTTAGCACAATGGTTCCAGTTCGCGCCATCAAACCATATTGGCCTAAAATTAACTTTTTGGTAAAATTGAAGAGTCTTACCAGTAAAATTTGCTTGGTTTACAGCTGCTCGAAAATTGTCTTGCAATGGTTCTGCAGCATAACTCTCTAGAGAAAATATACTATAGTAAAAAGAAAATAATAAAATTAAAAACCAAAGAATATTATTTGATGATGGCTTGCGCATATTAAAAAACCTTTCAAAAAGACATGAATACTAATTATATTATTACCATACTTATATTGATAAAAAGTTTCTAAAAACACTGGAAAATGTTAGATGGTTGGAGGTATAATTGTGGACAAAGACTGTACGACGCCTGATATTTTAAAACGGAGAACGCGATGGCTTTAGAGATGAATGAACCTTTACTTGCTCCAGACTATAAGCCTAGTAAGGACGAGGCTTATATGAATCCGATGATGATTGCCTATTTCAAAAAGAAATTAGTGGATTGGCGGCGCGACCTTTTGGAAGGTTCTACGGATACGATTCACACGTTGCAAGCAGAAACACGTGAGGAGCCTGACGTTGCCGATAGAGCTTCTGCTGAAACGGATCGGGCTATTGAACTCCGTACTCGCGATCGCGAGCGCAAACTCATTAGCAAAATTGATGAGGCGCTACAGCGCATTGCCAGTGGCAGTTATGGATATTGTGAGGAGACAGGTGAACCCATCGGAGTGGCCCGCCTTGAAGCACGTGCCATTGCAACGCTCAGCCTTGAGGCGCAAGAGCGTCACGAGCGCAAAGAAAGGACCAGGGTAGACCAAAGAGTTTGATCATACCCGCTATACTCTCGTGAAATCAAAACCTCTAGTTTAATGATAGCGAGAAGCGCGCAGTTTACTTGGGTACAATGAGCACTTCGAGCGTATCAGGAAACAGAGGTTTTGATTTCACTTCAGTATAACGCGCTCTTGCCACTTCGTATCAGGTGTCAAAACAACCTTACGGCTTTGTTGAGTGGATAAAAAAGAAAATTCGAGCTTTAAATGATTCGACAAAGCCATCCCCTCTAGCCTCTCTGGCCATTCAATTAAGGTGAGCCCTGTATGGAGAGCTTCTTCTAACCCCAACTCAATCACTTCCAGCACTGAATCCAGTCGATACAAGTCAAAATGGTAAAGGGTCTGCTCTTTTCTCTCATATAACTGTACTAAAGTAAACGTAGGACTTGGAACCTGACAGGATTTTTGCATCCAAGCCTGAATAAAAGCACGCGCAAAAGTTGTTTTTCCTGTGCCTAAATCACCTTGCAAAGTAATCACATCCCCGATTTCAGCGAGGCAAGCGTACATACGAGCCAGGTCTTCAGTTGCTGTAAGGGTTGGAAGATCAACTGTTATGGATCTATTCGTATTCATTCACCTGACCAGATCTTGATTGACAACAAATACAGTCAGCTGAGATAAGCACGGTTGCTTGGGCAAGTTGATCTGTATCAGATAAAGAAATATAAACACGCGGTTTCATGTTTTCAGGGGTTAGATCACGCAAGCGGATTAAAGCGGCTCCCTTAAGTAGAATTTGTGGTTGCCCCTGCCTATTATTTTTAACCTCCATGTCTTTCCAGGAAATGCCATCGGCGATTCCAGTGCCTAACGCTTTGGCACACGCCTCCTTGGCAGCAAACCGTTTGGCCAATCGAGCAGCTGTTTTAAGGGAAGAGATGGCATATTTTTGTTCGAGTTCAGTAAAGATACGATTCAAAAATCGCTCTTGATGGCGTTTTAGCAAACGTTCTATCCGGATAATTTCAATGATATCGCTGCCAATACCTAAAATCATAGTTAAATCTCTATACTCGTACTGTTTTCAAAATGTGGGGTTTTACTATATCACAACTCTAACTTATCCGCATTTTACAATCTCAATGCTCTGATGGCGTAGTGCATCTGGGAGAATCTCGTTTTTAGAAATTTTGCAAACACCTTCAACAAATGCAACAGAATCAGTTTTTGATGGTTATTTTCATATACTGGTCCCGGTCATTAATTGCACCAAATCATCATGCAGAACTGCGTTTGAACCCAAGATTGTTTTATGATCATCTCCACTTTTGTCTTTGTCAAACTCGGTGACTCGGCCACCAGCCTCACGGATCAAAATTGTACCGGTTGCAATATCCCATATTTTTGAGCCACCTCGCCAAAACGCCTCAAAACGTCCAGCCGCCACATAAGCTAAATCAAGAGAAGTTGAACCAAAATAACGAATACCCTGGATATGATTTCTTAAACTTTGTATTCGGTCTACCGCGTGATCCAAGCTGGAAGAATTTCTCAGCGGCAACCCTGTAACCAATAAAGCCTCTTGCAAATGCTGGCGATTCGACACCCGCAAACGACGATGGTTTAAAAAAGCTCCCTGACCCTTTTCAGCGCTAAACATTTCATCACGCACCGGATCGTAGGTAATGCCTGCAATAATCTCACCTGATTTTTCAAGGGCCACAGAAATGGCAAAGTGCGGAATGCCGTGCAGAAAATTCCGGGTTCCATCTAAAGGATCAATAATCCATCGGTGCTCTGGATCTTTGCCTTCAATCACCCCTGACTCTTCCATAATGAATCCGTAATCTGGGCGAGCATACACGAGCTCTTCATAAATGGTTCTCTCAGCTTGCTTATCAGCGGTGGAAACAAAATTATCTGGGCCTTTTAGGGAAACCTGTAGTTGCTCGACTTCGCCAAAATCACGCACCAAACGCCTGGCTGCCTTATGCACAGCCTTCATCATTACATTCATATGGGCTGAGCGCCCAGGTACAATTCTCGATGACATAAAATAAAATCCTTAAAAGTAGCGAGAAATCAAACTGTCGGATTTTACGATAGTGAAAAGCGCGCAGTTTAGGCTAGTAAATGAGCACTTTAAATGTATCAGAAAATCGACAATTTGGTTTCTATTCATTACAAATTTAATCTTTAGCACGTTCTACGTATGTACAATCGGCAGTATTCACAACAACTTTGGTGCCAGCCTCGATATGGGGGGGCACCATAACGCGCAGACCATTTTCCAAAACCGCAGGTTTATAAGAAGACGCCGCCGTCTGGCCCTTAACCACAGGGTCAGCTTCAGTGATTTCCATAACTACGGTGTCAGGAAGCTTAAGTCCCAAAATCTCACCTTCATAAACAAGCAAAGTCACTGTCATACTTTCCTTTAGAAACTTAGCTTCTTCACCTACAAGCTCGGGAGAAAGATCCAATTGTTCAAATGTCTCTTGATCCATAAAAGTGTACATATCCCCTTGTGAGAAAAGAAACTGGTGTTCACGTTCTTCCAAACGCACACGCTCGACCGATTCACTGGCCCGAAAACGTTCATTAAGCTTAGTGCCATCACGAATGTCCTTTAATTCTACTTGGGCATACGCTCCGCCTTTTCCAGGTTTCACATGATCTGTTTTCACAGCCTGCCACAAGCGTCCTTTGTGTTCGATGATATTGCCAGGTCGTATTTCGTTACCGTTGATCTTCATGCTTTTAGACACCTTTCCACTGAAATTTCACGCTTGCGCGATTTCATTCTATTTACCGCGCTTTTGACTGCAAACGCAAGGTTTGGTTTCTTCAGAAGAATATTTGGTATACCCGTGCTGAATCAAAATGTTGAGCTTTATGATAGAGAAAAGCGCACAGTTTACAACTGTGATACTGCAACTTCGTGTCGCACGCCTGGTAACCACCCCTTGCTATTACTGATATCTCACCCTATAGTTATATTATGTGGGTGTTTAAAATAACCCTCACGAAACCAAACCAAAAGGAGAATAAAACCATGACTTTCCAACATCGACATTGTCATACATCTGACCTCAGCAGCAAACTA contains:
- the efp gene encoding elongation factor P, producing the protein MKINGNEIRPGNIIEHKGRLWQAVKTDHVKPGKGGAYAQVELKDIRDGTKLNERFRASESVERVRLEEREHQFLFSQGDMYTFMDQETFEQLDLSPELVGEEAKFLKESMTVTLLVYEGEILGLKLPDTVVMEITEADPVVKGQTAASSYKPAVLENGLRVMVPPHIEAGTKVVVNTADCTYVERAKD
- the tsaE gene encoding tRNA (adenosine(37)-N6)-threonylcarbamoyltransferase complex ATPase subunit type 1 TsaE, yielding MNTNRSITVDLPTLTATEDLARMYACLAEIGDVITLQGDLGTGKTTFARAFIQAWMQKSCQVPSPTFTLVQLYERKEQTLYHFDLYRLDSVLEVIELGLEEALHTGLTLIEWPERLEGMALSNHLKLEFSFLSTQQSRKVVLTPDTKWQERVILK
- the acpS gene encoding holo-ACP synthase: MILGIGSDIIEIIRIERLLKRHQERFLNRIFTELEQKYAISSLKTAARLAKRFAAKEACAKALGTGIADGISWKDMEVKNNRQGQPQILLKGAALIRLRDLTPENMKPRVYISLSDTDQLAQATVLISADCICCQSRSGQVNEYE
- the dksA gene encoding RNA polymerase-binding protein DksA — its product is MALEMNEPLLAPDYKPSKDEAYMNPMMIAYFKKKLVDWRRDLLEGSTDTIHTLQAETREEPDVADRASAETDRAIELRTRDRERKLISKIDEALQRIASGSYGYCEETGEPIGVARLEARAIATLSLEAQERHERKERTRVDQRV
- a CDS encoding inositol monophosphatase family protein gives rise to the protein MSSRIVPGRSAHMNVMMKAVHKAARRLVRDFGEVEQLQVSLKGPDNFVSTADKQAERTIYEELVYARPDYGFIMEESGVIEGKDPEHRWIIDPLDGTRNFLHGIPHFAISVALEKSGEIIAGITYDPVRDEMFSAEKGQGAFLNHRRLRVSNRQHLQEALLVTGLPLRNSSSLDHAVDRIQSLRNHIQGIRYFGSTSLDLAYVAAGRFEAFWRGGSKIWDIATGTILIREAGGRVTEFDKDKSGDDHKTILGSNAVLHDDLVQLMTGTSI